One window from the genome of Streptococcus halotolerans encodes:
- a CDS encoding S1C family serine protease, with translation MTNKSTNSFKRTLTTIIVALISGLLGAFMFFYFSENLIPSSSNSHQKTRTSNVVYNNTTDTTKAAKKVQDAVVSVINYRKKSNSSLNDLYSQVFGNDQEKNSSDELSVYSEGSGVIYKKQDGSAYVVTNNHVIDGAESIEIMLSDGTKVVGKLVGSDTYSDLAVVKISGKKVSTVAEFANSDKLNVGETAIAMGSPLGTEYANTVTQGIVSSLSRTVTLKNDEGETISTNAIQTDAAINPGNSGGALINIEGQVIGINSSKISSTSTAGEAVEGMGFAIPANDVLKIINQLEKNGQVTRPALGISMANLSDLSTSVISELKIPESVTAGIVVASVQDNMPASGKLKRYDVITKINNKDVTSTSDLQSILYGHDIGDTIKVTYYRGKDKQTAAIKLSKSTKDLENN, from the coding sequence TTGACAAACAAATCAACCAATAGCTTTAAACGAACACTGACAACCATTATAGTTGCTCTGATTTCTGGTTTACTAGGAGCCTTTATGTTTTTTTATTTCTCAGAAAACTTAATACCATCTTCAAGTAATTCCCACCAAAAAACTAGAACTAGCAATGTTGTCTACAATAATACAACCGACACAACCAAAGCAGCTAAAAAAGTACAAGACGCTGTCGTTTCCGTTATCAACTATCGAAAAAAATCCAATTCCTCTTTAAATGACCTCTATTCACAAGTCTTTGGCAATGACCAAGAAAAAAATTCCAGTGATGAACTTAGCGTGTACAGTGAGGGGTCTGGGGTTATCTATAAAAAACAAGATGGTTCAGCTTATGTTGTTACTAATAACCACGTTATTGATGGAGCTGAAAGTATCGAAATCATGCTTTCTGATGGTACTAAAGTTGTCGGAAAGTTAGTTGGTTCCGATACTTACTCTGACCTAGCTGTTGTCAAAATTTCAGGTAAAAAGGTATCAACTGTTGCCGAATTTGCTAATTCAGATAAACTTAATGTCGGCGAAACAGCCATCGCTATGGGAAGCCCACTCGGTACCGAGTATGCTAACACTGTTACTCAAGGGATTGTTTCCAGTCTAAGTCGTACGGTGACCCTTAAAAATGATGAAGGTGAGACCATTTCAACCAATGCCATTCAAACAGATGCTGCTATCAACCCTGGTAACTCTGGAGGAGCGCTCATTAACATTGAAGGCCAAGTTATTGGAATCAATTCAAGTAAAATTTCTTCAACTTCAACAGCTGGCGAAGCCGTAGAAGGAATGGGATTTGCTATTCCAGCTAATGATGTACTAAAAATTATCAATCAGTTAGAAAAGAATGGCCAAGTAACACGACCTGCTCTTGGTATTTCTATGGCTAATTTGAGCGATCTCTCAACCAGTGTAATCTCAGAACTAAAAATCCCTGAAAGTGTCACAGCTGGTATTGTTGTCGCTTCAGTTCAAGATAATATGCCCGCTTCAGGTAAACTCAAACGCTACGATGTTATTACTAAAATCAATAACAAAGACGTCACATCAACAAGTGATCTCCAAAGCATTCTTTATGGACATGATATTGGAGATACTATCAAAGTGACTTACTACCGTGGTAAAGATAAACAAACAGCCGCTATTAAATTAAGCAAGTCAACCA
- the rlmH gene encoding 23S rRNA (pseudouridine(1915)-N(3))-methyltransferase RlmH: MKIKIICVGKLKEKYLKDGIAEYVKRMGRFTKCDIIELPDERTPDQASPAENLKILAKEGDKILAKIGERDYVVALAIEGKQYSSEDFAKQMAKITLAGTSTITFIIGGSLGLDARVKKRANQLMSFGLLTLPHQLMRLVLAEQIYRSFMIQQGSPYHK, from the coding sequence ATGAAAATCAAAATTATTTGTGTTGGAAAATTAAAAGAAAAATACTTAAAGGATGGTATTGCTGAGTACGTTAAACGAATGGGACGTTTTACCAAATGTGATATCATTGAATTGCCTGATGAAAGAACACCTGATCAAGCCAGTCCAGCAGAGAATCTTAAGATCTTAGCAAAAGAAGGTGATAAAATTTTAGCTAAAATTGGAGAGAGAGACTATGTTGTGGCCCTTGCCATTGAGGGAAAACAATATTCATCCGAAGATTTTGCTAAACAAATGGCAAAAATTACTCTAGCTGGGACTTCTACGATTACTTTCATCATCGGTGGTAGTCTTGGGCTAGATGCGCGTGTTAAAAAAAGGGCTAATCAACTGATGAGCTTTGGTTTATTGACTTTGCCGCATCAGCTGATGCGTTTGGTGTTAGCTGAGCAAATTTATCGTAGTTTTATGATTCAACAGGGGAGTCCGTATCACAAATAG
- a CDS encoding ISL3 family transposase produces the protein MIEDQLDSINPPFQTVFKGFLKFGNEIKSVSAVPYSNAKLEATNHLIKATKPTLLVFETSKTLESRY, from the coding sequence CTAGATAGTATCAATCCACCTTTTCAGACTGTTTTCAAGGGATTTTTAAAATTTGGAAACGAGATTAAAAGTGTTTCAGCTGTACCTTATTCAAATGCTAAACTTGAAGCCACTAATCATCTTATTAAAGCCACTAAGCCAACGCTGTTGGTTTTTGAAACTTCAAAAACTTTAGAATCAAGATATTAA